The Nerophis lumbriciformis linkage group LG15, RoL_Nlum_v2.1, whole genome shotgun sequence genome window below encodes:
- the ndufs3 gene encoding NADH dehydrogenase [ubiquinone] iron-sulfur protein 3, mitochondrial: MAASLVRCVRAGLGRSCNIARTSSLLQQQSRLQSSTIETSPTVRPKDAVAHNQLAAFGEYVAEIMPKYIQQVQVTCYNELEVMIHPDGVVPVLTFLRDHTNAQFRSMIDLTAVDIPSRQNRFEIVYNLLSLRYNSRIRVKTYTDELTPLDSAVPVHKAANWYEREVWDMFGVFFANHPDLRRILTDYGFEGHPFRKDFPLSGYVEVRYDDELKRVVAEPVELSQEFRKFDLNTPWEVFPAHRENKEAPPTLEAGDKAHEKK, translated from the exons TTGCAAGGACATCAAGTCTCCTGCAGCAGCAGTCCAGGTTGCAGAGTTCCACCATTGAGACAAGCC CCACCGTGCGACCAAAAGATGCAGTTGCCCACAACCAGCTAGCAGCATTTGGAGAGTATGTGGCTGAAATAATGCCCAAATACATCCAGCAAGTTCAG GTGACATGTTACAATGAGCTTGAGGTGATGATCCATCCTGATGGTGTGGTCCCTGTGCTGACTTTCCTGAGGGACCACACCAACGCACAGTTCCGAAGCATGATCGACCTGACCGCCGTCGACATTCCTTCACGGCAGAACCGCtttgag ATTGTGTACAACCTGCTGTCGCTGCGCTATAACTCTCGTATTCGTGTGAAGACGTACACCGATGAACTCACACCATTGGACTCTGCAGTTCCTGTCCACAAAGCTGCCAACTGGTACGAGAGGGAG GTTTGGGACATGTTTGGTGTGTTCTTTGCCAACCACCCCGACCTGAGGCGTATTCTGACTGACTATGGTTTTGAGGGTCATCCCTTCAGGAAGGACTTCCCTCTGTCAGGATATGTCGAG GTGCGCTATGATGACGAATTGAAACGTGTGGTGGCGGAACCAGTGGAACTGTCGCAGGAGTTCCGGAAGTTTGACCTGAACACACCGTGGGAGGTGTTCCCTGCTCACAGGGAGAACAAGGAGGCTCCGCCCACACTGGAAGCTGGAGACAAAGCCCACGAGAAGAAGTGA